The Sabethes cyaneus chromosome 3, idSabCyanKW18_F2, whole genome shotgun sequence DNA window GTTCACTTTAATATATTTAGATTTATATCACAAAaaaatttgctgaagacagtaagcttctatctcttcagagAAAATAGGAAAATCCTTTTTCTTATATATGAATCATTAAAATACGTTTtgttattttagctctttttgtagttgttatacgactttttcatgttttacaaaattgaacaaatagtaaaaatacataactttgctgCAAATAGTATAAAACTGCAAAACGTTTAATATAAAAAACGCCCTAATTATGACGACCCCGAAATGCTGGACTGCGGGGAAACGGATACTAATTAAATCACACGAATCAGACACTagataaaaaaactacaaaatctAGGTTTCCCTTGTATCCTCCTCTGAATGAAGCCGATAGTCGAGTAACTTGAGATTGAAATTAGGGAATTTATTATTTCTACAGTTCTCCAGTAGGGCGTCAATGAAATGTATGAGAAAAAAGTGACCTTCGAATTTTCAAATGGAACAACCTGAAAAATGTTCATTCCCATGAAATAACATcctgtgcaaaatttcagctCAATCGGACTTGATTAACTGCTGCCGCAAAAGCATTAAAGCTTTATTTGTATGCATGTTGAAAAAGCACCAAAAGGGGCGAGTACGTTAAATCGGCGttttcgggttttttttatgtcaaaaaggttaaaaaatgcataaaacgtCGAGATCTGGTGTTACcttgaagaaaaaatttttttggtcaaTAACCGACTTTCTGGTCGTTTTTATGAAATACGAGGTTGAGGttatatagggtttatttctaattcccgtcgtagtaagtcgagccattctaattttcatcatttgttgaatggatttaatgaatactccaaaagttcttgtgctgatttgactaaaacacacttaccttccgatccgtgtactttgaaatcactgaaaagcatattatcgaaattacgcaactgactttatttcttaaattcgtcgtaccgttttaaaatccgtccatcaaaatttttcatcgtccgaactaaaaatcacaacaatgtttacgaagctaataacgcgcatgtatttgtgtaggacggcatgacaaatgttattctgcaaaatttctgtaggttaggcaagttttcttagctgtagaataacgacaatgccttgcgtgagttattttcatttatgaatgacggaaattaaaacgattagtcgacattgtcttcttcgtcgcacgaaaaaacgtaggaaatttggctggtaggacttctttaatggtaAAAAGCATTTacatagatctcagctcactttgattgatcgcgtatgatagacaacaaactaaaatattagggaataactagttttgcattgtgtgtcataaaaatgctgatatttttaataatttgtgttggataggacgggaataggcaattgcgacgaagcagcaacataccctacctctATATAATCGACAGTTTTTACtcagaaaaacaaacaaaaaagattcgcacagagTCTCTGGGGTTTCTCGCATAGGAATCGTATGGAGGAATTTTACAGAAGATTCATACGGAATGCCTTGCTTACATAACCAGGATTTTTGTGCGAGAAATAATCGGTTGAAATTCCCGGAACACTACACTGCAAATCTGGCCAATGCCTGTATCCTCCCATTGAATCGGGCAAATAACTCAAACTTGTGCGTGAACTCCTCATTGGACGTGTAAAGTGTGCATTTTATAAGGACATATTTTGGCGTTTCTTCAATGTTTCCAACATTACTAGAACCAATGACAGCGCAGatcttcccaacaaacattttagtagcagcttattcaactattgtatagctaaaatCAATgcaacaagcgcttgataagctgctaaacaacaaaaatattccTTGGGTTGTCGAATGTTTGTTAGGAGATAAGAAAGAATGCGTATCCACTGTTACTGAAAACTTACGAAGCACCTACAATTTTATAAGTGCTGCAAACAGGGAAGACGTTGGGTACAACTTAGGTTTATCTCAGTAGCTatgataataataaaatatccttGTTTTCTATTCAGCGAATTCTACCATCACTTTTGATATATGCTGTGAATTAAAAGTACGTTTTTCTGGCAATTAACTGCAATTATTTTAACTTGTTATACATATCCAGTTTTCAACAATTGCTAATAAGAGAATAAGCTAAACCGTATTCTATACATAACAGCTGTTGTTTCCcatttatgaaaatttaaaatgatcaattcttttatttttatagtATTGCGGCTATCAATATCGTTTCAATAGACTCGGAGACTTCAGCACAATGGCATCTGAATCGACTAGCGACTACAAGAACGCAAAATCGGTGTATGATTTCACCGTTAAAGATGGTCAAGGTAATGACATTAGCTTGGAAAAATACCAAGGGAAGGTATTATTGGTTGTTAACATCGCCTCAAAGTGTGGTCTCACAAAAGGAAATTACGAAGAATTGACCGAGTTGTCAAAGAAATATGCAGAGCAGGGTATAGTTACTGATAAAAAAAACGCTTGtgcaaaatgctaattatgTCTATTTTACATGTAGATTTCAAAATCCTTTCATTCCCGTGTAATCAATTTGGATCACAAATGCCGGAAAAGGATGGAGAAGAAATGGTTTGCCATTTGCGGAACGCAAATGCAGATGTAGGAGATGTCTTTGCCAGGGTAAGAGATATATGGGTACCAGATCATTCAGCTGTCAAGATTTTATTGGCtttattttcattcattaaAAAATGAGCAATGATGCTTTTAACTCATAATGCAAACATCATGCATTTGTTCGTTTATGTGCGGGCAAGAACATTGAACAGTACACGAAAGGTCGTGATCACTGTCAAATAAGACTACATATGGAATAGTAGACGCATGTCatgataggattaaaaataaacttttgtCAGTTATTTATAAAAGGAATAATTTTTAACCATATATTTACCTTCATTGCAGGTTAACGTAAACGGTGACGATGCCGATTCATTATTCAAGTACCTCAAGCATAAGCAAGGTGGCAGTTTGGGCAGCTTCATCAAGTGGAATTTCACCAAGTTTCTTGTCAACAAAGAAGGACAGCCTGTGGCACGGTTCGCACCTACCACTAATCCGTTGGATATCGTCAAAGATATCGACAAACTGCTTTAAACAGCATTTGATTTGAGATAAACAAACATGTTATAACACAATGTAAAACTATGTGTAACATtcatttaaatgaacaaaaactttaataaaacacatatttattcataccGTTATTTCTATAGGAAACCATCACCAAACGGTTGCACATCAGAATACCAATTCGAAAATAAAAAGCTGTTTCTTCTACTGTTATCTGGATTTCCGGACAGTCATTGATATCTGATTAACCTATAAGGTCAGCAATTCGCGTTGCTTGTGCAATTAAGTAGGGtgtagtttaaaatttcaaaagccTCAAGTTTGCAACAAATTATGTCTTTATTATTTATGTGTTTATCCGATTATTTGTATGTGAATCATCAATGGATCGAAAAAGGCTTATATAGAAGAAACGTTGTGCTATACATAATTATTGTACAAAGCCATGGATATTTCACCTTTTTCTTTGGTGGGGACATCGCAATGCCACACAAATTAAGCAAATTAATGCTTTCAAATTTCACAGCGCAGCAAATTCGTAAATGACCCGCAGAAGACAGGAGGAGTTCTGCTCGCCGTGGTATGACTGGTTGTCCTATGAATATGCAATGCAGCAAGAGTTTCTGTTGTACTCCCCGGGTGTATTTATTCTTTTTCGGCAGTGAGCTTGGATTAGTATTTAGGGATAGGCTGTCGCGTGTGGTACTaaacttgttgttctttagaaGAAGTTGAATAAGCCGGTACGTTTTTAAGCTTAATATGTTTGGTTATCGAGTTATAAATGTGTTCAGTGATGCATGTCTGTTATTGTAACTGAAGCTATGCGGCAAATTAATATTTCAATTTTGCACTAGCTAAAAGGGttcttttgaaaatatgaactaAATCGTTGAATATTGAGAGGCCTGCAAGTAATTGTAATGAGCAGCAGACTgcaaaatcaaatcaatcatgTTGTATTGTATAGATCAATAGTTTTTTCGGAAAAGTGTAAAGCCACTCGTATCACTGCGTCAATCTGTCCTCCAGAAAGGTTCTCCACAACAGCATGGATATCGCTGGCTCAGCTGCGTCGCCCTCTGTATTTGATAATTCCACTCCCCAAAGTGTGTTTGATCCCCTTCCATATACATTCCAAAATTTCTGTTACAATCGTTCGCTAATGAAATCGAACTAGGAGTTCCTCGGTTGATATCAAGTTGTAAGGTCACCCAGCTAACAACTTCGGAGAAAGATTGTGGAGTTGAAGATTGCCGTTGTTCGTTACCTTACACATAGTTTTTGACACATTTCTGAAAGACACTCAGAGCTTTCGAAGAGGTCATTTAGCTGATTCAGCATATCGATTTGGCGTTCGACTAGCAGGAcactgctccatcgttagaagaTTTCAAGACAATTCGCTGTTTGGACTACTGTCAATGGCTCCAAATGGTATCTCATCCGTAACGATGAGAACAATAACGGCGATAATATGCAGCCCAGTTTCATACCAactgtagagatggtcgggtatgaaaatttgaatacccgaacccgacccgtacccgatcaaggaaaaaattgaaaacccgtacccgacccgaacccgcaagtttattatttttgatacccgagcccgaccgcaacccgacgggtacgggacgggcccgggtacccgaccatctttagtgttaaatgtgaccaatagagatacccgctacccgaccatctttaacCAACTGTAACCCTTATAGGATTGGAAACGTCGCCATTATGCGACGTTGTGCACGAGAACGTCCTGACTCAGCACCGGAACTTCTCTAAATCCAAGTACGTTTTAGATGTTC harbors:
- the LOC128739844 gene encoding uncharacterized protein LOC128739844, whose amino-acid sequence is MIRRINVLIGIAVAVLAYCGYQYRFNRLGDFSTMASESTSDYKNAKSVYDFTVKDGQGNDISLEKYQGKVLLVVNIASKCGLTKGNYEELTELSKKYAEQDFKILSFPCNQFGSQMPEKDGEEMVCHLRNANADVGDVFARVNVNGDDADSLFKYLKHKQGGSLGSFIKWNFTKFLVNKEGQPVARFAPTTNPLDIVKDIDKLLLNMDAKNAKTIYDLTATDVNGNDINLSKYKGTVCLVMNFSTKDPVCEKVFSMLTPLHKKYHSDTKQDLNILLFPCFQFGAKESISEILDFFEKNDQHRIGDVFADIEVNGSKCTELYKFLKQKKPGNCGGFVNSNFTMFLTDRNGVPVERFGATVHPYLLEDLMDQYCA